One Falsihalocynthiibacter arcticus DNA segment encodes these proteins:
- a CDS encoding levansucrase, whose translation MVLALKDHFVWDSWYVHDGDVWHGYFLKAPRSIGDPELRHFNVSYGHATSTDLINWTHLGETFLPSESPAWDDYTTWTGSTVKGDDGLWHLYYTGTSKAEQGKIQRIGHATSTDMHNWARVGKDGLTLDFEGPNAHHYEVEHTGKWHDRAMRDPWVMKDPEGDGWLMYFTARAEDVLEPNAGGCIGFATSPDGFDWNLQPPVFTGGYGQLEVPQVFEVGGRWYCLFCTAAEHFSKEQARITKGGPVTGNHYLIGDGPRGSWRIAPDFLDGDLPCRRYAARIVDSGDGLVILGFADRPDGVDFIGHIMDPEPVIVTSDGLLKIVPHLKATE comes from the coding sequence ATGGTACTCGCTCTAAAAGATCATTTTGTCTGGGACAGTTGGTATGTGCATGACGGGGACGTCTGGCACGGCTATTTTCTCAAGGCACCTCGCTCTATCGGTGACCCTGAATTGCGCCACTTCAATGTCAGCTACGGCCATGCGACATCGACGGACCTCATCAACTGGACCCATTTGGGCGAAACGTTTCTCCCCAGCGAAAGCCCCGCTTGGGACGATTACACGACTTGGACGGGATCGACAGTCAAGGGCGACGACGGGCTGTGGCACCTTTACTACACGGGCACCAGCAAAGCTGAGCAAGGCAAGATCCAGCGGATCGGACATGCGACCTCGACCGATATGCACAACTGGGCCCGGGTGGGCAAAGATGGCCTGACCCTCGATTTTGAAGGGCCGAATGCGCACCATTACGAGGTCGAGCACACGGGCAAATGGCACGACCGCGCCATGCGCGACCCTTGGGTCATGAAAGACCCTGAAGGAGACGGATGGCTGATGTATTTTACCGCGCGTGCCGAGGATGTGTTGGAGCCAAATGCCGGCGGCTGCATCGGTTTTGCGACCTCGCCGGACGGCTTTGACTGGAACTTGCAACCGCCCGTGTTCACTGGGGGTTATGGCCAGCTTGAAGTCCCACAGGTGTTTGAAGTGGGCGGTCGGTGGTATTGTCTGTTCTGCACAGCAGCCGAACACTTCTCCAAAGAACAGGCGCGAATTACAAAAGGTGGCCCCGTGACGGGCAACCACTATCTGATCGGCGACGGCCCCCGTGGATCATGGCGCATCGCACCGGATTTTCTCGACGGCGATCTGCCCTGCCGCCGCTATGCGGCTCGGATCGTGGACAGCGGTGATGGTCTCGTCATTCTTGGCTTCGCAGACCGCCCAGATGGCGTCGATTTCATCGGCCATATTATGGACCCGGAACCCGTCATCGTGACCTCGGACGGGTTGCTCAAAATTGTCCCTCACCTCAAAGCGACGGAGTAA
- a CDS encoding carbohydrate ABC transporter permease, translating to MAAIASDNHGLRLIMRYVVLTLIAIIFIFPLVFMVMSSLKPDLQLLRDTSSIRAFLPVGDVSFDNYTAAFNRAPVATFIFNSVLVTGVTVLLSLLFCSLAAFSFVFMNWKGRDVLLSIVLATLIVPFETIAIPLLLLVSKLPWIGFEGFEIGWLNTYRVQVIPWIADGLTIFLFVQFFKDLPSDLIEASRVEGASWWQIYRRVVMPLAGPVIATAAILKFLVMYNQYLWPLIVVQQETYRPVMVGLGYYFQLNPAWGEIMAYLTVITVPVLAFYLVLQRAFIASIASTGVKG from the coding sequence ATGGCGGCCATTGCTTCCGACAACCACGGTCTGCGCCTGATCATGCGGTATGTGGTCCTGACGCTCATCGCGATCATCTTTATCTTTCCGTTGGTGTTCATGGTCATGTCGAGCCTCAAGCCCGATCTGCAATTGTTGCGCGACACGTCGAGCATTCGGGCTTTCCTGCCTGTGGGCGATGTGAGTTTCGACAATTATACCGCCGCGTTCAACCGAGCTCCGGTGGCCACGTTCATCTTCAATTCCGTGCTGGTGACTGGGGTGACAGTGCTGTTGTCGCTGCTATTTTGCTCGCTCGCCGCGTTCTCCTTCGTGTTCATGAACTGGAAGGGTCGTGACGTGTTGCTGTCCATCGTTCTGGCGACACTCATCGTCCCGTTTGAAACCATCGCCATCCCGCTTTTGTTGCTGGTCAGCAAACTGCCATGGATCGGATTTGAAGGGTTCGAGATTGGCTGGCTAAACACCTACCGCGTGCAGGTTATCCCTTGGATTGCGGACGGTTTGACGATCTTCCTGTTCGTGCAGTTTTTTAAAGACCTACCGAGCGATCTGATCGAAGCGAGCCGCGTAGAGGGCGCATCATGGTGGCAGATTTACCGCCGCGTAGTCATGCCGCTCGCGGGGCCTGTGATCGCCACCGCCGCGATCCTGAAATTTCTAGTGATGTATAACCAATACCTCTGGCCGCTGATCGTGGTGCAGCAGGAAACCTATCGTCCCGTCATGGTGGGCCTTGGCTACTACTTCCAACTCAACCCCGCATGGGGGGAAATCATGGCCTATCTGACCGTCATCACGGTGCCGGTTCTGGCCTTTTATCTTGTCTTGCAACGCGCGTTTATCGCGTCGATTGCCTCAACCGGCGTGAAAGGCTGA